From the genome of bacterium, one region includes:
- a CDS encoding glycosyltransferase family 4 protein: protein MPILTRPGYNPLVRIGFDMQALVGGGETGLGAYARGVLWGMERLALTGANAAEIRRDIPGRAAEALLRKQGWPKGVEIARLYPNRLEKPLAHSVTRTAWEQSGLPASAKSARADVVYSPALGAPLGRAIPNVATVHDLIPLHKKDREIRLAELYFTEYLPRCWRKADMLVFDTETVRAEFLGRWPDVKMDRTLVVPCFAACRVPKLFPPTSGGIWEPGYLAGIATSEPVQYSERRGFLCVATFEERKNLGLALDAYAQLAKDIREKHPLIMIGKGGERDILWQLVEQSGMARFVKFTGYLPIEQLRETYAKALALVFPSTDEGFGIPPLEAMSYGTPAVIGDAPAVREVYGAVCPSVARDGAGNLSGEMARLAKHEEHWKKLSENGLRFAAGFSPERTALVAMAACEMAASSEF from the coding sequence GTGCCGATTCTAACACGGCCGGGCTATAATCCGCTCGTGCGCATCGGGTTCGACATGCAGGCTCTGGTCGGCGGCGGGGAAACCGGGCTGGGCGCGTATGCCCGCGGCGTGCTTTGGGGAATGGAGCGGCTGGCGCTTACGGGTGCGAATGCGGCTGAAATCCGGCGCGACATTCCAGGAAGAGCGGCGGAAGCGCTTTTGCGAAAGCAGGGCTGGCCGAAGGGCGTTGAAATCGCGAGGCTGTATCCCAACCGGCTCGAAAAACCACTCGCGCATTCCGTCACCCGCACGGCATGGGAGCAAAGCGGGCTGCCTGCGTCGGCCAAATCCGCAAGAGCCGATGTCGTCTATTCGCCCGCGCTCGGCGCGCCGCTGGGACGGGCCATTCCCAACGTCGCGACCGTGCACGACCTCATCCCGCTGCATAAAAAAGACCGCGAAATCCGGCTGGCGGAGCTTTATTTCACGGAGTATCTGCCCCGGTGCTGGCGGAAAGCGGACATGCTTGTATTCGACACCGAAACCGTCCGGGCCGAGTTTCTTGGGCGCTGGCCGGATGTCAAAATGGACCGGACGCTCGTTGTTCCCTGCTTCGCCGCTTGCCGGGTGCCCAAGCTGTTTCCGCCGACTTCCGGCGGAATCTGGGAGCCGGGCTACCTGGCGGGGATTGCAACTTCCGAGCCGGTTCAGTACTCGGAAAGAAGAGGATTTTTATGCGTCGCGACTTTCGAGGAGCGCAAAAACCTGGGGCTGGCGCTCGACGCGTACGCGCAGCTTGCAAAGGACATCCGGGAAAAACACCCGCTGATTATGATAGGGAAGGGCGGGGAACGGGACATCCTCTGGCAGCTTGTCGAGCAGTCCGGAATGGCGCGGTTCGTCAAATTCACGGGCTATCTCCCGATTGAACAGCTTCGCGAAACCTACGCAAAGGCGCTCGCGCTGGTGTTTCCCAGCACCGACGAGGGATTCGGCATTCCGCCGCTGGAAGCGATGAGCTACGGGACGCCCGCGGTCATCGGCGACGCGCCCGCGGTGCGCGAAGTTTACGGCGCGGTCTGTCCGTCGGTCGCGCGCGACGGCGCGGGCAACCTTTCGGGTGAAATGGCGCGGCTGGCCAAGCACGAGGAGCACTGGAAAAAGCTCTCGGAAAACGGGCTGCGGTTCGCCGCTGGATTTTCGCCGGAGCGCACCGCGCTCGTTGCGATGGCCGCGTGCGAGATGGCGGCGAGCAGCGAGTTTTAG
- a CDS encoding NTP transferase domain-containing protein, with protein MKAIIPAAGVGTRLRPITNTTPKALVQVGDKPIIGHILERVIGLGIKDIVIVVGYLGDMIKDYVGANFKGASFEYVHQRELLGLGHAIWMCGELIPSDGGLFIIYGDTIVEGDMEAMFDAAGDGTLGVKTVPDPERFGIVELDGDKIKRAVEKPEKFMGDTALIGVNYFRSAGKLFDALNYVVENDIRTRGEIQITDAFQIMIERGADLRAFWVDEWFDCGKPQTLLSTNRHILERLAHSPAGENCVFIPPVFVAPDAKVSNSIVGPNVTIASGASVERCILSNTIVNPEAHLTGYMLQDSLIGYQAVVSQSARSLVLGDYTNIESVV; from the coding sequence ATGAAGGCAATCATCCCCGCCGCGGGCGTGGGCACACGGCTGCGTCCGATAACGAACACCACGCCCAAGGCGCTGGTGCAGGTCGGCGACAAACCGATAATCGGACACATCCTCGAACGGGTAATCGGCCTGGGCATCAAGGATATCGTCATCGTCGTGGGTTACCTGGGCGACATGATCAAGGACTACGTCGGCGCGAACTTCAAAGGCGCATCGTTCGAATATGTGCACCAGCGTGAGCTGCTTGGCCTCGGACACGCCATCTGGATGTGCGGAGAGCTTATACCGTCCGACGGCGGCTTGTTCATCATTTACGGCGACACGATTGTTGAAGGCGATATGGAAGCGATGTTCGACGCGGCGGGCGACGGAACGCTGGGCGTAAAAACCGTGCCGGATCCGGAGCGCTTCGGCATAGTCGAGCTGGACGGCGACAAAATCAAACGCGCCGTGGAAAAGCCGGAAAAATTCATGGGGGATACCGCGCTAATCGGCGTCAACTATTTCAGAAGCGCCGGAAAGTTGTTCGACGCGCTGAATTACGTGGTCGAGAACGACATCAGAACCCGCGGCGAAATACAAATCACGGACGCCTTCCAGATTATGATTGAAAGGGGTGCCGATTTGCGTGCGTTTTGGGTGGACGAATGGTTCGATTGCGGAAAGCCTCAAACGCTACTGTCCACGAACAGGCACATCCTTGAGAGGCTCGCGCATTCACCGGCCGGCGAAAATTGCGTTTTCATTCCGCCCGTATTCGTTGCGCCCGACGCGAAAGTTTCGAATTCCATCGTGGGGCCGAACGTGACGATTGCAAGCGGCGCATCCGTCGAACGCTGCATTCTGTCGAACACAATCGTGAATCCCGAAGCGCATTTAACCGGCTACATGCTGCAGGATTCGCTCATCGGTTATCAGGCGGTCGTCAGCCAGAGCGCCAGAAGCCTTGTGCTTGGAGATTACACGAACATCGAAAGCGTGGTTTGA
- a CDS encoding CapA family protein → MMEFVLTLVLAAGLIWAVRERMELESGDDAPRSDAAAQSYNRNVSVKSPGSVEIAPARERSDFASRAPANTVPSIAEPAVVGEANEPAESVLNSAKPGDPRSSSSYSELQSKPFYEFSRFFRKRKPQPAIIKIGLAGDIDIPQVLKDRVAKSPDMDILKGVAEVRDRLDLLAGNLEGQLTRAGTPTAGKTPEDIEDKKEFLLKDDPKWAARLRKAGFRLLTTANNHAMDFGWKGLEESLAALNNAGISPVGAGKDDKTARAPRFIEVKGKKIGFLAYTATIPPGYAAGANRPGVAAGRGNGTASLGSTWRNKLAAEVKAARARCDYLIVGFHWGTEKSDKPSELQREIAEVLTAAGADLIFGHGPHVLQPVELINGKPVAFSLGNFIWHGGRETALLEVELESTPDGNLNTKAARLHGCKLEKGAPVLTGSVEEVFPASQPDVVTATARTNP, encoded by the coding sequence ATGATGGAGTTTGTTTTAACCCTGGTGCTTGCCGCCGGACTGATTTGGGCAGTACGCGAGCGGATGGAGCTAGAATCCGGCGACGACGCCCCGCGTTCGGACGCGGCCGCGCAATCGTATAATCGAAACGTTTCCGTCAAGTCGCCCGGCTCGGTTGAAATTGCGCCGGCAAGGGAGCGTTCCGATTTCGCCTCCCGGGCTCCGGCGAATACAGTCCCAAGCATAGCCGAGCCTGCCGTTGTTGGGGAGGCGAACGAACCTGCGGAAAGTGTTTTGAATTCGGCCAAGCCGGGAGACCCGCGATCTTCGAGTTCGTATTCGGAACTTCAATCGAAACCGTTCTATGAATTTTCGCGGTTTTTCCGCAAGCGCAAGCCGCAGCCCGCAATAATCAAAATAGGCCTCGCCGGGGACATAGACATCCCCCAGGTACTGAAAGATCGCGTCGCGAAAAGCCCTGATATGGACATCCTTAAAGGCGTAGCCGAGGTTCGCGACCGGCTCGACCTGCTCGCGGGCAACCTGGAAGGCCAGTTGACGCGCGCCGGCACGCCTACCGCCGGAAAGACGCCGGAGGATATCGAGGATAAGAAGGAGTTCCTGCTTAAGGACGATCCCAAGTGGGCCGCGCGGCTTCGCAAGGCGGGATTCCGCCTGCTCACGACCGCCAACAACCACGCGATGGATTTCGGATGGAAAGGTTTGGAGGAATCGCTTGCCGCGCTTAACAACGCGGGGATTTCGCCTGTAGGCGCGGGGAAGGACGACAAAACCGCGCGCGCGCCGCGGTTCATTGAAGTCAAAGGCAAAAAGATAGGCTTCCTTGCTTATACGGCCACCATCCCGCCCGGATACGCCGCGGGCGCGAACCGGCCGGGCGTGGCCGCGGGGCGCGGTAACGGCACGGCTTCGCTCGGCTCGACCTGGAGGAACAAGCTTGCCGCGGAGGTCAAAGCAGCCCGCGCCAGATGCGATTACCTGATTGTCGGATTCCACTGGGGAACGGAAAAATCGGACAAACCGAGCGAGCTTCAGCGCGAAATCGCGGAGGTTTTGACCGCCGCGGGCGCGGACTTGATATTCGGGCACGGGCCGCATGTGCTCCAGCCGGTCGAACTGATAAACGGAAAGCCGGTCGCGTTCAGCCTTGGCAATTTCATATGGCACGGCGGCCGGGAAACGGCATTGCTTGAGGTCGAGCTTGAATCCACACCCGACGGCAATCTAAACACCAAAGCAGCGCGCCTGCACGGATGCAAATTGGAGAAAGGAGCGCCCGTGCTTACCGGAAGCGTGGAAGAAGTATTCCCGGCCTCGCAACCGGATGTTGTTACTGCCACCGCAAGGACGAACCCATAG
- a CDS encoding S8 family serine peptidase, translated as MGRYKLSRALASAISAVWLAAILLCSCESKNAKSSLPRAALDGNSAAEPIEAATGADPQRTAAPPVRAENGEFPDSAIKTQIAGAGIASNEVVALLNADSTEDDARKVASECGGALVVWIPEIHGAVIRFATGEGNRIVSDATLASESERRSIAALTPDAAPGLPEAINRVASADGVEAARPHYYGSLASVIPDDPEYGYQYDSYYLYLDPIETWAVSTGSSDVVIAIIDSGVDYGHPDFAGRIVTDPNPGDGIPEGGRDFMSPPAAGDGRATPGNGIDDDGDFLIDESERHGCRVAGVALATGGNAYGIAGMDWNARILSLRVTPANGDEGGPGSEIWESDTALAMAYTLRFPDVRVVNISIVFPRDAALLREATQACASFGKLLVAAAGNEGLDTPVKCAPAYFPEALAVAGTQAGWSIWSNGANEGSNYGTFVDVCAPAKLLYTINSNGADRRYTYASGTSLATGLVSGLAGLVFAAHPGYTAEDVRNVILGTATSIDSSNPGYEGKLGAGRINPPLAMQPAVSLPPVMEKARFNGKRKGGIHNGLWEIDLFFSRKLDAPAATDLSHYSITPNPGIVRAVLLDGGRCVRLLVGQIYMLVPYTVTISGLKAEDGELMQPYEQTIEISGTSSSFNALSKSSGAAAGASSEFSALFDAAKSIDDDQETYWYAEVPVSGSVELKVKIDGAETINSITLQQRPDIIGGFYGQVFDVYLAGVESDQFSGRTEYSRILIAQDLLAQNGQQVKIEFPSMQAIYVIFKFKAGDDVLHDSDSIPNGVSVSQVTATRELSQNDVYAPFIASMIPRYAPLGATVVFRGDSFGDGGADSGVYFETIKATVISWSTDEITALVPYNPLSLPVAIPPGVPDDASVNGEGGVTVPPTQNAILPAEKDAESGPVYVRRGAFISNQVQYIRTE; from the coding sequence GTGGGCCGGTACAAGTTAAGTCGGGCGCTCGCATCGGCAATTTCGGCTGTATGGCTTGCCGCAATCCTTTTGTGCTCCTGCGAAAGCAAAAACGCGAAATCGAGCTTGCCGCGCGCCGCTCTTGACGGCAACAGCGCCGCGGAGCCGATCGAAGCGGCAACCGGCGCAGATCCCCAGCGAACCGCGGCGCCGCCCGTTCGCGCCGAAAATGGCGAATTTCCGGATTCCGCAATTAAAACACAAATCGCCGGCGCGGGTATCGCTTCAAACGAAGTGGTCGCGTTGCTCAATGCGGATTCAACCGAGGACGACGCTCGCAAGGTTGCATCGGAGTGCGGCGGCGCACTTGTCGTATGGATTCCGGAAATCCATGGAGCTGTAATCCGATTTGCAACCGGCGAGGGAAACCGAATCGTAAGCGATGCCACGCTCGCATCGGAATCGGAGCGCCGGTCGATCGCGGCGCTGACGCCCGACGCCGCTCCGGGGCTTCCGGAGGCGATAAACCGGGTTGCAAGCGCCGACGGCGTAGAAGCGGCCCGGCCGCACTATTACGGCTCGCTTGCATCCGTAATTCCCGACGATCCCGAGTACGGATACCAATACGATTCCTATTATCTATACTTGGACCCGATTGAAACTTGGGCTGTTTCAACGGGCTCATCGGACGTCGTAATCGCGATAATCGACAGCGGAGTGGATTACGGCCATCCCGATTTCGCCGGACGTATCGTCACGGATCCAAATCCGGGCGACGGAATACCGGAAGGAGGGCGGGATTTTATGAGTCCGCCCGCCGCGGGTGACGGGCGCGCCACGCCGGGGAACGGGATAGACGACGACGGGGATTTTCTGATAGACGAATCCGAACGGCATGGATGCAGAGTCGCCGGAGTCGCGCTTGCGACCGGCGGCAATGCTTACGGAATCGCCGGAATGGATTGGAACGCCAGGATACTTTCGCTTCGCGTAACTCCCGCCAACGGCGACGAAGGCGGACCGGGGTCCGAAATCTGGGAATCCGACACCGCGCTGGCAATGGCGTACACGCTTCGGTTTCCCGATGTGCGCGTTGTCAATATCAGCATCGTTTTTCCGCGCGACGCAGCCCTTTTGCGCGAGGCAACCCAAGCGTGCGCTTCTTTCGGCAAGCTTCTTGTAGCTGCGGCCGGGAATGAGGGTCTGGACACTCCTGTTAAGTGCGCGCCGGCATATTTCCCGGAAGCGCTTGCCGTGGCGGGCACTCAAGCCGGCTGGAGTATTTGGAGCAACGGCGCGAACGAAGGTTCGAATTACGGCACGTTCGTCGATGTCTGCGCGCCGGCGAAGCTTTTATACACCATTAACTCGAACGGCGCGGACCGCCGATATACCTATGCTTCGGGTACGAGCCTCGCAACCGGCCTCGTAAGCGGGCTGGCGGGACTTGTTTTCGCCGCACACCCCGGTTATACGGCGGAAGACGTTCGCAACGTCATTCTTGGCACCGCAACCAGCATAGATTCGAGCAATCCCGGCTACGAAGGCAAGCTGGGAGCGGGCAGGATAAATCCCCCGCTGGCAATGCAGCCCGCGGTATCATTGCCTCCCGTAATGGAAAAAGCAAGGTTCAACGGCAAACGCAAGGGGGGCATTCACAACGGCCTTTGGGAAATCGACCTGTTTTTCTCCAGAAAATTGGACGCGCCGGCCGCCACCGATTTGTCACATTATTCGATAACGCCGAATCCTGGCATAGTCAGAGCCGTGCTTTTGGACGGAGGCAGATGCGTTAGATTGTTGGTCGGGCAAATATATATGCTTGTCCCGTATACCGTTACGATATCGGGGTTGAAGGCCGAGGACGGTGAGCTGATGCAACCGTACGAACAAACCATCGAAATAAGCGGGACATCCAGCTCGTTCAACGCGCTTTCAAAGTCGTCGGGGGCCGCGGCTGGCGCGTCATCGGAGTTTTCCGCGCTTTTTGACGCGGCCAAGTCTATCGACGACGACCAGGAAACTTATTGGTATGCCGAAGTCCCCGTTTCGGGAAGCGTCGAACTGAAAGTGAAAATTGACGGCGCGGAAACAATAAATTCAATCACGCTTCAGCAGCGACCGGACATAATTGGCGGATTTTACGGCCAGGTATTCGATGTTTACCTGGCGGGCGTGGAATCGGACCAGTTTTCGGGAAGGACCGAATACTCAAGGATTTTGATTGCGCAGGACTTGCTTGCTCAAAACGGGCAGCAGGTTAAAATCGAGTTTCCTTCGATGCAGGCGATTTACGTAATATTCAAATTCAAAGCCGGGGACGACGTGCTTCACGACAGCGACTCGATACCGAACGGCGTGTCGGTTTCCCAGGTGACAGCCACAAGGGAGCTTTCTCAAAATGACGTATACGCGCCGTTCATTGCTTCAATGATTCCGCGCTACGCGCCCCTGGGAGCGACCGTTGTTTTCAGGGGCGATTCCTTCGGAGATGGCGGGGCGGATTCGGGTGTTTATTTCGAAACGATAAAAGCAACGGTGATTTCATGGTCAACGGACGAAATCACGGCTCTGGTTCCCTACAATCCTTTATCGCTGCCCGTCGCGATTCCTCCCGGCGTCCCGGACGACGCCTCCGTCAACGGAGAGGGCGGCGTTACCGTTCCGCCTACCCAAAATGCCATTCTTCCTGCGGAAAAAGACGCCGAGTCCGGTCCGGTTTACGTCAGGCGCGGTGCGTTTATCTCCAACCAAGTCCAATATATCCGCACGGAATAA
- the acpS gene encoding holo-ACP synthase: MIIGIGTDLIEVARVERVCTNNKRFLETMFTEAEREYSAKNIKNPYMHLAAAWAAKEALFKATNIRFRFGDAAVAHEKTGKPYFVFSQSVMDKFGAMHLHLTISHVKEYAIATVVADGLR, translated from the coding sequence GTGATTATCGGCATCGGGACGGACTTGATCGAGGTCGCCCGCGTCGAGCGCGTCTGCACGAACAACAAGCGGTTTCTGGAGACGATGTTCACCGAAGCCGAGCGGGAATACAGCGCGAAGAACATCAAGAACCCGTATATGCATCTCGCGGCGGCCTGGGCGGCGAAAGAGGCGCTTTTTAAAGCGACAAACATTCGATTCAGATTCGGGGATGCAGCGGTGGCTCACGAAAAAACCGGCAAGCCTTATTTCGTATTCTCGCAATCCGTGATGGACAAATTCGGGGCGATGCACCTTCACCTGACGATAAGCCATGTCAAAGAGTACGCGATCGCGACGGTTGTTGCGGATGGACTAAGGTAA
- a CDS encoding isoaspartyl peptidase/L-asparaginase: MSERNRIAVIVHGGAGMIPDTEAGYYRAATSAAAALARDLILGGNDAVAAACAAVRLMEDDRYLNAGYGSVLDENGEMWFDASVMEGRTMRAGAIAAIPSVLKNPVELARLVMENHPSVLLAGEGALEFARECGLDFVEPQSMVSERQRERWERWKVKAAERAGNPTDDSGLPVSPGQPEAEDYNAYDALVNRNLNNNGNNDDNTGDTVGAVVRDSAGMIAVALSTGGVRGKPRGRVGDTPVVGCGLYCDDAIGGAGATGIGEHIIRAMLSGRAVLAMESRIGLAGSTSLAQFGAEEACRYMHARIGGNAGVIVLDRDGNIGYAHTTPRMAVAYWMPGMDEPATDMDGRKIG, translated from the coding sequence GTGTCCGAAAGAAACCGCATTGCAGTGATTGTTCACGGCGGCGCCGGGATGATTCCCGATACGGAGGCCGGATATTACCGCGCCGCTACGTCCGCGGCCGCCGCGCTTGCCCGAGACCTGATTCTTGGCGGAAATGACGCGGTCGCCGCTGCCTGCGCCGCGGTGCGGTTGATGGAAGACGACCGTTATCTCAATGCGGGATACGGGAGCGTGCTGGACGAAAACGGCGAGATGTGGTTCGACGCGTCCGTGATGGAAGGAAGAACGATGCGGGCCGGCGCGATCGCAGCGATTCCGTCCGTACTCAAAAATCCGGTGGAATTGGCGCGGCTGGTGATGGAAAACCACCCCAGTGTTTTGCTTGCAGGGGAGGGCGCTTTGGAATTCGCGCGGGAGTGCGGACTCGATTTCGTCGAGCCTCAATCGATGGTGTCCGAGCGGCAGAGGGAGCGCTGGGAAAGGTGGAAGGTGAAAGCGGCGGAGCGGGCCGGAAATCCGACGGACGACAGCGGCCTGCCGGTCTCGCCCGGCCAGCCGGAGGCCGAAGACTACAACGCCTACGACGCGCTCGTAAACAGAAATCTGAATAATAATGGAAACAACGACGATAACACCGGCGATACGGTGGGCGCGGTCGTTCGCGATTCGGCCGGAATGATCGCGGTGGCGCTTTCGACGGGCGGCGTTCGGGGCAAGCCCAGAGGACGGGTTGGCGATACCCCCGTGGTAGGATGCGGGCTGTACTGCGACGATGCGATCGGCGGCGCGGGCGCAACGGGAATCGGCGAGCACATCATCCGCGCGATGCTTTCGGGGCGCGCGGTGCTCGCGATGGAAAGCCGCATTGGCTTAGCCGGCTCAACTTCGCTGGCCCAATTCGGTGCCGAAGAAGCCTGCCGTTACATGCACGCGCGAATCGGCGGAAATGCGGGCGTTATCGTTCTCGACAGGGATGGAAACATCGGATACGCGCACACAACTCCGCGTATGGCGGTCGCGTATTGGATGCCCGGAATGGACGAGCCTGCCACCGATATGGACGGACGCAAAATCGGCTGA
- the hutU gene encoding urocanate hydratase, which yields MKGARTVHPPTGTDLHCKGWVQEAAFRMIQHNLSPDVAENPDELIVYGGTGRAARNWECFDRILACLRSLESDETLLVQSGKPVGIFRTHEWAPRVLISNSMIVPHWATWENFREYERMGLTMFGQMTAGSWIYIGTQGILQGTYETFAAAAEQSFGGTLKGTLTLTAGLGGMGGAQPLSVTFNDGVILCVECDPSRIMRRLETRYLDKATESLDEAVELAMRAKERGEALSIGLLGNASETHPKLVEMGIVPDIVTDQTSAHDELNGYVPGGMPYNDALRLRADNPKEYIRRSYDSMKRHVAAMIEWKRRGAVVFDYGNNIRGQVHAQGMADAFEFQGFVPLYIRPLFCEGKGPFRWVALSGDPADIHATDDLVLEVFPEKSALHRWINKAREKVAFQGLPSRICWLGYGERAKFGLAMNDFVRSGKIKAPIVIGRDHLDCGSVASPYRETEGMKDGSDAIADWPILNALVNTSAGASWVSVHHGGGVGIGYSIHAGMVVVADGSEMQAAKLERVLTTDPGTGIMRHVDAAYEEAEQFAAGCTDLKVGGRLG from the coding sequence ATGAAGGGAGCAAGAACCGTTCATCCTCCTACCGGTACCGACCTGCACTGTAAAGGCTGGGTGCAGGAAGCCGCATTTCGGATGATCCAGCACAATCTCTCGCCCGACGTGGCGGAAAATCCCGACGAGCTTATCGTGTACGGCGGAACCGGCCGCGCCGCGCGCAACTGGGAGTGCTTCGACAGAATCCTCGCGTGCCTGCGCTCGCTCGAATCCGACGAAACGCTTCTGGTGCAGAGCGGAAAGCCGGTGGGTATATTCCGTACCCACGAATGGGCGCCGCGCGTCCTTATCAGCAACTCGATGATCGTCCCGCACTGGGCGACCTGGGAAAATTTCCGCGAGTACGAACGGATGGGGCTGACGATGTTCGGCCAGATGACCGCCGGAAGCTGGATTTACATCGGCACGCAGGGCATCCTTCAGGGGACGTACGAAACGTTCGCGGCCGCTGCCGAGCAAAGCTTCGGCGGGACGCTCAAGGGGACGCTGACGCTGACCGCGGGCCTCGGCGGGATGGGCGGCGCGCAGCCGCTTTCCGTCACGTTCAACGACGGCGTGATCCTGTGCGTCGAATGCGATCCCTCGCGGATCATGCGCAGACTCGAAACACGCTATCTTGACAAAGCGACCGAATCGCTGGACGAAGCCGTCGAGCTTGCGATGCGCGCCAAGGAACGCGGCGAAGCGCTTTCCATCGGGCTGCTCGGCAACGCGAGCGAAACGCATCCGAAGCTTGTCGAGATGGGAATCGTACCCGACATCGTGACCGACCAGACCAGCGCTCACGACGAGCTTAACGGCTACGTGCCGGGCGGGATGCCGTACAACGACGCGCTGCGGCTGCGAGCCGATAATCCGAAGGAGTACATCCGTCGCTCGTATGATTCGATGAAGCGCCACGTCGCCGCGATGATCGAATGGAAACGCCGCGGCGCGGTGGTTTTCGACTACGGAAACAATATCCGCGGCCAGGTTCACGCGCAAGGGATGGCGGACGCTTTCGAGTTCCAGGGATTCGTCCCGCTCTACATCCGGCCTCTCTTCTGCGAGGGCAAAGGCCCGTTTCGGTGGGTGGCGCTTTCGGGAGATCCTGCGGACATCCACGCGACGGACGATCTGGTGCTTGAGGTATTTCCCGAAAAAAGCGCGCTGCACCGGTGGATAAACAAAGCGCGGGAGAAGGTCGCTTTCCAGGGGCTGCCGAGCCGGATCTGCTGGCTCGGATACGGCGAGCGGGCAAAGTTCGGGCTTGCGATGAACGATTTCGTGCGAAGCGGCAAAATCAAAGCGCCGATCGTCATCGGCCGCGATCATCTTGACTGCGGCAGCGTCGCGTCGCCCTACAGGGAGACGGAAGGGATGAAAGACGGAAGCGACGCCATCGCCGACTGGCCGATTTTAAACGCGCTCGTCAACACGTCCGCCGGCGCGTCGTGGGTGAGCGTCCACCACGGCGGCGGCGTGGGAATCGGGTACAGCATCCACGCGGGAATGGTCGTCGTCGCGGACGGCAGCGAAATGCAGGCCGCGAAGCTGGAACGCGTTCTCACCACCGACCCGGGCACCGGCATCATGCGCCACGTCGACGCGGCTTACGAAGAGGCGGAGCAGTTTGCGGCGGGATGCACCGATTTGAAGGTGGGAGGTCGGTTGGGTTGA
- a CDS encoding DNA-binding protein, giving the protein MQVKNEGHVYAIRMMRGENYFENLKELARKEHIKGAVIWGGIGMFDNPKLGYFKGSGGEYEFTVHEGCFEVLSLQGNIAWLDDEPIIHCHAVLGREDFTVFGGHLADATVAATIEMFIRTIDPVAVRMHRQIEPNGLAGLYLD; this is encoded by the coding sequence ATGCAAGTCAAGAACGAAGGCCACGTGTATGCGATCCGCATGATGCGGGGCGAAAACTACTTCGAAAATCTGAAAGAGCTGGCGCGCAAGGAGCATATCAAAGGCGCGGTGATTTGGGGCGGAATCGGAATGTTCGACAATCCGAAACTCGGCTATTTCAAAGGCTCCGGCGGCGAGTACGAATTCACGGTGCACGAAGGTTGTTTCGAAGTGCTGTCGCTGCAGGGAAACATCGCCTGGCTTGACGACGAACCGATAATCCATTGCCACGCGGTTTTGGGCCGTGAAGACTTCACGGTTTTCGGCGGACACCTTGCGGACGCCACCGTCGCCGCAACTATCGAGATGTTCATCCGGACGATAGACCCGGTCGCGGTCAGAATGCACAGGCAAATCGAGCCTAACGGACTGGCCGGACTTTATCTCGACTGA
- a CDS encoding pyrimidine 5'-nucleotidase — protein MILILDLDNTLYPKSSGVFRMIDRRMSRYMVERLGFDAATVDETRVRYWHEFGTTMKGLRETIGIDEEDFLTFVHDIPVDEMIKRDPELESALNAIDAPKYIFTNADTRHAGRVLKALGIENCFRDVIDIRALNLAAKPDPKGYEFVEEKIGLDGDLAVFADDFPMYLEPAKARGWKTVHVWDEAPDEIAAGGKEPYIDFTIRRIHSMPEVIAEIAR, from the coding sequence GTGATTTTGATACTCGATCTCGACAACACGCTTTACCCCAAAAGCTCCGGAGTATTCCGGATGATCGACCGCCGGATGAGCAGGTACATGGTGGAGCGGCTCGGATTCGACGCGGCGACGGTGGACGAAACGCGCGTGCGCTACTGGCATGAATTCGGAACGACGATGAAGGGACTGCGGGAAACCATCGGAATTGACGAAGAGGATTTTCTTACGTTTGTGCACGATATTCCGGTTGACGAAATGATAAAGCGCGATCCGGAGCTCGAATCCGCGCTGAACGCGATAGACGCCCCGAAATATATATTCACCAACGCGGACACGCGGCATGCGGGCCGCGTTTTGAAAGCGCTCGGCATCGAAAACTGCTTCAGAGATGTGATAGACATCCGGGCGCTGAATTTGGCGGCGAAGCCCGACCCGAAGGGATACGAATTCGTGGAGGAGAAAATCGGACTTGACGGCGATCTGGCGGTGTTCGCCGACGATTTCCCGATGTATCTCGAACCGGCCAAAGCGCGCGGATGGAAGACGGTACACGTCTGGGACGAAGCGCCTGATGAAATCGCGGCGGGCGGAAAAGAGCCGTACATTGACTTCACGATACGGCGGATTCACTCGATGCCGGAAGTGATCGCGGAGATCGCGCGGTGA